In the genome of Sinorhizobium chiapasense, the window CATCGCCGGGGCGCTGGCATGGTCCCTTCTGATACCGCTGGCAATTGCGTTGGTCCCCTCCACGCTCGTTCTCGTGGGCGCCAGCCTAATGGTCATCCGCGGCGACGATGGCAAGAAGGGCGCTCCGGACCTTCGGCTCGAAAACCCCTTCGAACTTGGCGAGGTGCTGCGATTCGGCGCCCTGCTTGGCGCTGTTATGCTCGCCTCAAAACTCCTGGTCGAAAGAGTCGGTCAGACCATGCTTTTTGTCGTTGCCGCCGTATCCGGCCTCATGGATGTCGATGCAATCACGCTCTCAACGGCGCGGCTCACCGGAACAGCCGTCGATGTCACGACCGCCGTTGCCGCGATTCTCATCGCGGTAGTCGTCAATCTGCTGACAAAAGCGGTTCTTGCTTTCACCGCCGGCGGCAAGGGACCGTACGCCATCACGCTTGCTCTGGCGACGTTGGCCTCGATCGCGGCCGGTGCGCTCGCCTATTTCACGCTGGGCTCTCTGGTTCCCGCATCCTGGTTACAGCCCACGGATTAAACCGGCGCGCCGCCCTTCCGCCTCCCGCTCGTTTCCGCTAAACCTCTCGCGACATGAGGTAAGGAGAATTGCAATGGCCAAAGTCGCATTCATCGGTCTCGGCGTCATGGGATACCCGATGGCCGGTCACCTCAAGGCCCGCGGCGGACATGACGTGACGGTCTACAACCGCAGCGCAGCCAAGGCGGAACAATGGGCAGCCGCCTTCGGCGGACGGACGGCCGCTACGCCGGCCGAAGCGGCAAAGGGCCAGGATTTCGTTTTCTCTTGCGTCGGCAACGACGACGACCTTCGCTCGGTGACCATCGGCAAGGACGGCGCCTTCGAGGCGATTGGCTCCGGAGCGATCTTCATCGACAACACGACCGCGTCCGCCGAAGTTGCCCGCGAGCTTAACGCCGCGGCCCAGGCAAAGGGCGTTCACTTCATCGATGCCCCGGTTTCGGGCGGCCAGGCCGGCGCCGAGAACGGCGTGCTCACCGTCATGTGCGGCGGCGACGCTGACGCCTTCGAGAGAGCCAAGCCCGTCATCGAATCATATGCCCGCATGGTCGGCCTGATGGGCCCCGTCGGAGCCGGGCAGCTCACCAAGATGATCAACCAGATCTGCATTGCCGGCCTCGTGCAGGGGCTGGCCGAAGGCATCCACTTCGGCAAGAAGGCGGGCCTCGACATCGAGAAGGTGATTGACGTCATCTCGAAGGGTGCCGCCGGATCCTGGCAGATGGAGAACCGCCACAAGACGATGAATGCCGGCAAATACGATTTCGGCTTCGCCGTCGACTGGATGCGCAAGGATCTCGACATCGTGCTGGCCGAAGCCCGCCGCAACGGCGCCAAGCTCCCGGTCACGGCCCTGATCGATCAGTTCTACGCCGATATCCAGGCGCTCGGCGGCAATCGCTGGGATACGTCATCTTTGCTCGCCCGCCTCGAAAAATGACGCTTTCGCCCGCGTCCACGGCCGGCGAAATCATCGAGCACCTGAGGACACTCGGCTCGGAAGAGAACGTTGCTGGCATGGCGCGGTTCGGCATAGAGACCGGAACGGCGCTCGGCGTTTCGAATGTCGAACTTCGTCGAATCGCCCGACGGGTGAGGTCCGACCACGCCCGCGCGCTCGAACTCTGGAAGTCGGACATCCGCGAGGCACGCATACTTGCTGCCTTCACCGCCGATCCCAAGGCGCTGACGCGCGAGGAGGCGCGCCGCTGGGCGGCCGACTGCGATTCCTGGGAAGTCGTCGATACGATTGCCGATCTCTTTCTCTCCGCGCGGTTCGAGCAGGCGCTCGTCACGGAATTTGCCGCTGACGACCGGGAATTCGTCCGCCGCACCGCCTTTGCGATGATCGCGACGGCCGCCGTGCATCTCAAAGAAGAGCCGGATGCAACGTTGCTTGCCTGGTTGCCGCTGATCGAGGCACATGCCGAGGACCGGCGCAACTACGTAAAGAAGGCGGTCAATTGGGCGCTAAGGCAGATCGGCAAGCGCAACGCCGCCTGCCACGGACCGGCCCTGGCGCTTGCGCAAAAGCTTGCCGCAAGCGAGAACCGCACGGCGCGGTGGACCGGTAGGAACGCGGAGCGCGAATTGAACGGCACCCAGGTCCGCGGAAGACTCGGCCTCCGGGCGTAACCGGACCGGCGATGCCGGCCCGCGGACGAATCATCATGAATGCCGGTGAAGAAACGTAGCGATATGGCTTGACGCTACATCGTCACATGAAAAGAGCGGCGTGCCGCTTTCCACCCGCATACCGCTCCAGGTATCAGAGCCGATCACGTTCATAATTTTGGGTCGGTACAACCCAATGTTATCGTGATCTAGCGCATGTCGAAAAGTTCCTGGTGGAAGCGCTGCTTCACGGGAAAGCCCTGTGCGGCGAAATCCTGCCGGAGCGCTGCGCCCAAACCCACCGGCCCGCAGAACCAGATGCTTGCCTCGCGCCAATGGGGCACATCCTCGCGGATGCGCTGGCCGTTCAGGCGGCCATCGCGAGCATCGATCAAAAGATGCAGGCGGACATTTGCGGCCTTCGCATCCGCGGCAAGCTTGGTGAGCGCATCCTCGTCGACTTCGGCCGTCGGGTGGAAAAGATCGACCGTCTGTCCTTCCGGCCAATCGGGCGTCTGTTTCGAGGCCATGTGTTTCATGCGCGCGACGAAAGGTGTGATGCCGATGCCACCGCCGATCCAGATCTGGTGTGAACAGTCGTCGTCGAAGGTGAAACAGCCGTAAGGGCCTTCGATACTGACTTCCTGGCCGATCTTCAGCTTCTCGGGAAGGCCGCTGGTATGGTCGCCCAGAGCCTTGGTGATAAAGGTTATCCTGGGGTCTTCCGGGTTCCAGTTGGATGCGATGGTGTAGGGGTGCGCCCCTTCGGAGGCATTGGACATGGCGAAGGCGAACTGGCCTGGCTTGTGACCCGGCCAGCCGGTGGGCACTTCCACAACGCCTTCGAGCGACCTGACGCCGGGATAATACTGCAGGAAGGAGATCCTGCCTTCGACTTTCCGGCCGGCCCCCACCCGACGCAAAAGGACGACTACCGACGCCCACGTGCCGCAGGCAAGCAGCAGGGCTATCACCCAGCCGATCGGCGACGTCCAATAGCTGAACTTGAACAGGACTACCGCATGGAAAACCAGCACCATGTAGGCGACGGCGAGAAGCCGGTGCGTCTTGTAGAAGAGCCGGTAGGGAAAATAGTGGACGAGCGCTAGCGCGATCAGCAGCGCGGCGGCATAGAATGCCCATTCGCCCCAGCCTTCCGCCGCACTGCGCAGGCTCGAGAAGAACGCCTCGACCGGGTTCTCGATCGGGGGCCGCTCGCCGCGCTGTGGCCGCTCGAGCAGAGCCCAGCCGGCCGCCCATTTGGGTCCCTTCGCCCAAAGCCAATGGATGACGCCGATCGCGAGCGCAGCGATGCCGAGCCATTTGTGTAGGCGGTACATCTTGTCCAGTCCGCCGAGCCAGGTCTCTGGCCACCGCGGTCTGAGCGCTAGAAACATCGCCACGCTCATCGCGCCGATGGCGAGGATACCGCTATATTGCACTGCCATCGCACGGATTGCGAAGAAGCCCGTTGCCTGCAGCGTCGACGGTTCCGCTGCAAGCCACAGGACGGTCAATAAAACAAGGAAGCCCCAAAGTGCGATCCTGATGTTCTGCATGACCACCACGCTTTTCGGTTCAATGAACGCGCCAGGAAGGGGGCTTAGTCTATATCATTCCGAGCCTACAACCAATAGTCGAGGGGGCACGCATATGTCTTTGACATGACGCAAAATACTCCCGAGCAGCGCAAAGGTGGCCGCGACACGCGCAGCTCCCGGCGTCGCGAGCCCGATGGACAAGCTCGCAACAAACTTCCAAGCGGCAATCCTCGTCGCCACAATCGTTATCTGGTGGGCTGATTGAGTCTGGAGCCTAAAGTCCGTCGGATGAAATGGAATTCACACGACGGATGGGCCATTGTTACGCATGTCGTCCCCGAAAACCGCTACGCACTTTGCGCGACATGCACTATTCCTCGCTCGCCTTTGCCTGGTCGACCACCATGTAATCGAGCGGCAATTCGGTCGTGTACTTGATCTGCTCCATCGCGAAGGCCGAGGACACGTCACGGATCTCGATCTTGGCGATCAGCCGCTTGTAGAACGCGTCATAGGCGCCGATGTCGGGTACGACGACCCGAAGCAGGTAATCCACGTCGCCGCTCATGCGGTAGAATTCCACCACTTCCGGAAAGTCGGCGACCACTTCGGAGAAACGGCGCAGCCACTCCATCGAATGCGAATTGGTGCGGATCGAAACGAACACCGTCACCTTGGTGTTGATCTTCACCGGATCGAGCAGAGCGACGCGGCGGCGGATGACGCCGTCCTCCTCCATTTTCTGGATACGCCGCCAGCAAGGCGTGGTCGAAAGACCGACCTTCTTGGCGAGGTCGGCAACGGCCAGAGTCGAGTCTTCCTGCAGAAGCCGCAGGATCTTACGGTCTAGGCGATCCATGAAAAAACCTCTCGAATATTTTTCCCTTCATAACGCGGATCTTGTGAAAATAAAGAAAATTGTTTCAAGAAATCAACCGGGCGACACGGGCGCGCAGGAACGGCAGCAAGTCCGTTTCAAACCAGGGATTTCTCCGCAGCCAGGCGGTATTGCGCCAGCTTGGGTGGGGAATCGGCAGGACGGCCGGGCCGGCATTGCGCATCACGTACCGCTGCCAGTTCTGCACCGTCTCGGTCATAGAGGCCGGGCAGTCCTGCCCGATATGCCAGCGCTGCGCGTAGTGGCCGATCGCGAGCACGAGCTCGATCTGTGGCATGGCGTCCATCACCCGCTGCCGCCAGAGCGGTGCGCACTCGCGCCGCGGCGGGAGATCGCTGCCGTGTCGGTCATAGCCCGGGAAGCAGAACCCCATGGGGACGATCGCGAATTTTTTCGGGTCGTAGAATGTCGGCCGGTCGACGGCGAGCCACTGGCGCAGCCGATCGCCTGAGGCATCGTTGAAGGGCAGTCCGCTCTCATGCACCCGCAGTCCGGGCGCCTGGCCTGCGATCAATATCCGCGCCGAATCCGATATGACCGCGACGGGCCGTGGTTCGTGCGGCAGCCGATGCGCCTCGCCGCGCGCTGGGCTGTCGCGACAGATGCGGCATGCGGCAATTGCTGCGCGCAATTCTTTCAGATGATGTGCGCCGCTATCCGCCATTGACGAACTTCCTGAAAATCTCTCGGACCTGCTCCTCCAGCCATTGAAGGATGAACCCCGACCAATTGTCCGTCTGATGCGGCGTTTCCTCCGCGCCACCATTTGACCGGCGCCATGCCTGCGGACGAAGGAAATCACCGCTCCAGACGCCGACGCCGCCTTTGCGCGCCATGTCTTCCTCGTTCTGGTAGCGGCCATAACTGACCGCATAGCCAGAGAGAACCATCTCGCGGCCGAGATCACGCTGACCGGCCTCGCAGACACCGAGGTCGCGACCATATCGGTCGTGGCCATGCAGGCGGCAGGCGGTCGTGAGGCCACCGGTAAGCCTCTTCAGACGCTCGCGTGCTTCGCCGCCGCAATCCCATGCCGCCTCGCCACGCCGGCAGGTCTGGCCGATCTCGGGCGCGTCGATGCCTTCGAGCCGTATGCGCCGCCCGTCGAGCCTCAGGCTGTCGCCATCGCTTGCGGTGGCTGCACCCTGCAACTCGCCGGTCACCGTCCGTTCCGGCGGCGGCAGCTTCGCGGCAACATAGGCGCCGATGCTGAGCAGAATGAGGAAGATCCAGCCGCCCATCATCCCAGAACCTTTTCTGGGTTCGACGGCCGCTGAACGGTTAAATCCGAACCGTCGCCTCGGTGTAGGCGACCTTGCTCCCGCGCCACTGATGATGCGGAACCTCCGCTTTCCCGATCTCACCCACGCACCTCATCACTCGACACTGCCAGCCTCACTCTGCCTCTCCAAAAAACGCAATCGCGCCACAATGGTTTTCGAATCCTTGCCGGGCAGCAACTTCTTAAGGATTGCACCCTAGACTGCAAGCTGGACACAATCCCTTGATCAAGAGCATGAGTATCGTCGCCAGCACATCGACAGATAAGATCATCGTCGACAAGTCGCGAAGTCATCGAAACAAGGCCGTTTCGAAGACCGTGCGGGCGACGCGCGAGCGGCTGCAGACGGGCTCGTCCGCCCCGACCGGCTTCGAGCGGGAAATGCTTCTCCTGCACATCGATTCCGTCCTGCATGGGGCGATTGCCCTGCCCTTCCTCGTCGCGCTGATTGCGGCCATCGGCGTCTATCTTTCCGGCGAGCCGGACATCCTCGCCTGGGCGTTGGCGACGCTCTCCGCCCATGCCGTGATCGTATTCCTCGCACGCAAGGCGAAGCGGGAGGACATCGGCGCTGAAAAGGTTGCCGTCTGGCGCCGCCGCTTTCTCGTCGGCCAGCTGCTGATGGGGCTTTGCTGGGCGATTTTCGCCACCCAGGATTGCGCCTCCTGTGGCGATATCCGCTTTGGCTTCTTCGAGGGGACTGTCCTGCTGATTGCGCTCGCTGCAACCGCCATGGGCACCTTATTGTTGCGAAACGCCCTGCTCTACACGTTTCTGCCGGTCGTTGCCGCGCTTGCCTTCTCGTCGGCGACCACCGGCGATCCCGTCCACGTCGGCCTCACCGGAATCCTCTCGCTTTCGCTCGTCTTCCTCGTGTTCATGACCGGCCGTATGAACCGCGCCAACGTTCACATCCTTTCCGTCCAATCGGAAAAGGACGACCTCATCGCCGAGCTCGAAGTGGCAAAATCCATGTCCGACGAAGCCCGCCGGCGCGCTGAGGAAGCCAATCTCGCGAAATCCCGGTTCCTCGCCTCGATGTCGCACGAGCTGCGCACGCCGCTGAATGCCATTCTCGGCTTTTCCGAGGTCATGTCGACGGAGGTGCTCGGGCCGCTCAGCAATCCGACCTACAAGGAATATACGTCCGACATCCACCGTTCCGGCGAGCATCTGCTCAACCTCATCAACGAGATCCTCGACCTCTCACGTATCGAGGCCGGCAAGTACGATCTCAACGAGGAAGCGGTGAATCTCGTCGAGATCGCCGAGGATTGCATCGGCATGGTGCAGCTTCGCGCGCGTTCAAAGAACATCTCGATCGGTGAGCAGCTCGAACAGGGCATGCCCGCCGTCTGGATCGACGAGAAGGCAATCCGCCAGGTGACGCTGAATCTGCTTTCTAACGCGGTGAAGTTCACGCCATCGGGTGGCGAGATCACCGTCAAGGTGGGCTGGACCGCGGGCGGCGGACAATATCTGTCGATCAAGGACAATGGCCCGGGCATTCCCGAGGAAGAAATCCCGATCGTGCTTTCCGCTTTCGGTCAGGGCTCGATCGCGATCAAGAGCGCCGAACAGGGTACCGGGCTCGGCTTGCCGATCGTCCAGGCGATCCTCGCCAAGCACAATGGCCAGTTCATCCTCCGCTCGAAGCTTCGCGAGGGCACGGAAGCCATCGCGATCCTGCCGCCCCGTCGTGTGCTCGAGAGCGTTCCGCCGGTCGAGGATGTCCGGGCGTTGGAACCGCGCCGCAAGAGCTTCGCCTGATCTGCGCGCAGGTCAGTTCATGAACCCGGCAAGAAAGACCACGTAAAAGGCATAGGCGGCATTGGCCAGGATAAGGCAGAGGCAGGCGAAGGACCCGAGGTCCTTAGCGTTCTTTCCCATTTCCGAGATTTCCGGCGAGACGCGATCGACGATCTCCTCGATCGCCGTGTTGATCGCCTCGAAAGCCATCATGAGGAGGAACAGGATCGCCATCGCGACGTATTGAAAGAGGGTCGCGCCGGCGATGAAGAAGGCCACCATGGCGATGGCAAACGCGATGAGCTCGTGCCTGAACGCCGCCTCCCCGATCAGTCGCTTCGCCCCGCCGAGCGAATAGCTGGCTGCTGCAAAGAGGTGCCGTATGCCGGTATGCTTGTCGGCAGCTCCGGAGCGGCCGTTGCGCGGGGTGGTGTTGTTGGCGTCCATTTTATCTCGACAGGCTCAAAACTGCGGAAGCTACGATATCGCGATTGAGGCGAATAAAAGGCCGCCCGAACTTTAGACCTGCAACCATCGCTCGTCGCGTGCCTCTGGATAGGAGAGCCGGCTGCCCCGATCAAGCCCGCCGAGACGGTGCTTTCCGGGTCCGACAGCCTATCGACAGCAACGGTGGCACGTGGTCGAGCTGCGCGCAAGGCTGCCGCACCGACCGCCAAGCGGACCTGAACGCGGCAGCCTTGGTGACTAAACGCGCGCGACTACTCTTTGTTGCTGACGCCGGCCTGAGCGAAGGTTGCCATGCCGCTGTGGCAGGCGGCCGCGGCCTTGACGATGCCCGCGGCGAGCGCGGCACCCGTGCCTTCGCCGAGCCGCATGCCAAGCGCCAGAAGCGGCGTCTTGCCGAGCTTCTCGATCGCGCGCATATGTCCGGGCTCTCCGGAAACATGGCCGATCAGGCAGTGGTCAAGGGCCGCAGGGTTGGCGGCCTTCAGGATCGCTGCCGCCGCCGTCGCGACGTAACCGTCGATGATAACCGGAACCTTCTGCATGCGTGCGGCGAGGATCGCACCGGCCATCGCCGCGATTTCGCGGCCGCCGAGCCGGCGCATCAGTTCGAGCGGATCGGAGAGGTGGTCGCGATGGAGCGCCACAGCCTTCTCGACCGCGGCGATCTTGCGCTTCAGCACCTCGCCTTCCGAGCCTGTTCCTGGTCCGACCCACTCTTCCGCAGCACCGCCGTAGAGGCCGAGGTTGATCGCGGCCGCGATCGTCGTATTGCCGATCCCCATCTCGCCGATGCAGAGAAGATCCGTTCCGCCGGCGATCGCCTCCATGCCGAAGGCCATGGTCGCCGCACAATCGCGCTCGGAAAGGGCAGCCTCCTCGGTGATGTCGCCGGTCGGATAGTCGAGCGCAAGGTCGAACACTTTCAGGCCGAGATCCTGGCTGACGCAGATCTGGTTGATCGCCGCGCCGCCGGCAGCGAAATTCTCCACCATCTGTGCCGTTACCGACGGCGGAAAGGGTGTCACGCCCTGGCGTGTCACCCCATGGTTGCCGGCAAAGATCGCGACCAGAGGTCGGGTGACGGTAGGCGGGCGACCGGTCCAGGCGGCAAGCCAGAATGCGATTTCCTCAAGACGCCCAAGCGCGCCCGGTGGCTTCGTCAACTGCGCATCCCGTTCACGCGCCGCCACGAGCGCCGCCGAATCCGGACCTGGCAGGTTGCGCAACAATTCGCGGAAGTCATCGAATGGAAGGCCGCTGGCACTCATGGAGAATCCTTGCATGTAAAAAGCGTCGGTTGGCGCACGTCATAGTGTGTGGGGCCGCGTCCGGCAACGGCATTTGCGCCAGATGCTGTCGCCGGAGCATGATCGGAAGAAGCACGACGATTCGACCTGCTGCATGTTTCTTTAAATCGCAGTCGATTTAAGGATAAGAACGTGCAGCGATTCAAAGCACTGCAGCGTCCTTTGCGCGTCAGATTGAGACGCGCGGCGCTGTAGATGGGCCCGCGGGAGGGGGAATGGCAAATATCGGCGATCTCTGGGACGATGTGGCGCGTGCGGTCGCCTTCCTCAGCCGCATTCCCGTCCCGCAACGCCATTTCTCGGACCATGACGGGCGCCTCGATCGTGCCGTGCGTGCCTTTCCCTTTGCCGGCGTACTGATCGCCCTGCCCGCAGCGGCGCTCGCGGCACTCCTGATTGCGCTTCATACGAGTTCGCTCTTCACCGCCTTCCTTGTCGTGGCCGTGCAAGCCCTCGTCACCGGAGCCCTGCACGAGGACGGCCTCGGCGACACCGCCGACGGCTTCGGCGGCGGACGCGACCGCGAAAGCGCGCTCGCGATCATGAAGGACAGCCGCGTCGGAACCTACGGTGCCCTGGCGCTTATCCTGTCCGTCGGCCTGCGTGTTTCCGCGCTCGCGTCCTTCTTGCCGCTCTTCACGCCGATCGGTGCAGGGCTCATGCTCCTCGGCGTGGCGGCGCTCACCCGCGCGGCCATGGTTTGGCATTGGTCTCGCCTGCCGCCTGCGCGTCCCGGCGGTGTGGCCGCATCGGCCGGCACGCCCGATCCGCAAGCGACCTCCGTCGCGCTCGGTTCCGCCGTTCTTTTCGCGCTGCTCCTGTTCTACACGGCCGGCGTTCCTGCTGTCGCGGTGCTGCTCGCGCTGGCCGCCTTCGCGCTGACCGTAAAGGCATTTGGAAAGATCGCATCGCGCAAGCTTGGCGGCCATACCGGCGATACGATCGGTGCGACGCAGCAACTGACGGAGATCGCCATTCTCGGCGCCCTTGCGCTGACGATCTGAAAGCCCAATATTGTGCTAGCGCCGCGCGTCCTATTAGACGCGCAAAGGACGCTGTAGCACTTTGAATCACCGCATGTTTTTATCTTCAAATCGGCTATGATTTAAGGAAACATGCAGTAGATGCGAAGTGAAAACGGGATACTGGCCGGGAACCACTTCCGGCGAAAACGGAGTAAGCCCCGACTGTGGAATCCCCCTGTATTCTCGTTTGTTCGATCGACGAAAGGACCGGCTACTGTTTCGGCTGCGGCCGCACGCGTGAAGAGATAGGTGCCTGGACGCTTTACACCGATGCGGAGCGGCACAGCATCATGGTGGCCCTGCCCGCGCGGCTCGACACAGTGGAACGCAAGCCGCGACGGGAAACGCGCCGGTCGCGCATGGCACGGGAACGAGATGGCGCATGAGTCGTCTGATATTTTTGCTGGCAATCCTCGCGGTCGGCCTCGCGCTCCTGATCTTCAATCACGTGAGCGGCGAAACCTTCGGAATCAACAACGATGATTTCG includes:
- a CDS encoding sensor histidine kinase, with protein sequence MSIVASTSTDKIIVDKSRSHRNKAVSKTVRATRERLQTGSSAPTGFEREMLLLHIDSVLHGAIALPFLVALIAAIGVYLSGEPDILAWALATLSAHAVIVFLARKAKREDIGAEKVAVWRRRFLVGQLLMGLCWAIFATQDCASCGDIRFGFFEGTVLLIALAATAMGTLLLRNALLYTFLPVVAALAFSSATTGDPVHVGLTGILSLSLVFLVFMTGRMNRANVHILSVQSEKDDLIAELEVAKSMSDEARRRAEEANLAKSRFLASMSHELRTPLNAILGFSEVMSTEVLGPLSNPTYKEYTSDIHRSGEHLLNLINEILDLSRIEAGKYDLNEEAVNLVEIAEDCIGMVQLRARSKNISIGEQLEQGMPAVWIDEKAIRQVTLNLLSNAVKFTPSGGEITVKVGWTAGGGQYLSIKDNGPGIPEEEIPIVLSAFGQGSIAIKSAEQGTGLGLPIVQAILAKHNGQFILRSKLREGTEAIAILPPRRVLESVPPVEDVRALEPRRKSFA
- a CDS encoding DNA alkylation repair protein, with amino-acid sequence MTLSPASTAGEIIEHLRTLGSEENVAGMARFGIETGTALGVSNVELRRIARRVRSDHARALELWKSDIREARILAAFTADPKALTREEARRWAADCDSWEVVDTIADLFLSARFEQALVTEFAADDREFVRRTAFAMIATAAVHLKEEPDATLLAWLPLIEAHAEDRRNYVKKAVNWALRQIGKRNAACHGPALALAQKLAASENRTARWTGRNAERELNGTQVRGRLGLRA
- a CDS encoding adenosylcobinamide-GDP ribazoletransferase, whose translation is MANIGDLWDDVARAVAFLSRIPVPQRHFSDHDGRLDRAVRAFPFAGVLIALPAAALAALLIALHTSSLFTAFLVVAVQALVTGALHEDGLGDTADGFGGGRDRESALAIMKDSRVGTYGALALILSVGLRVSALASFLPLFTPIGAGLMLLGVAALTRAAMVWHWSRLPPARPGGVAASAGTPDPQATSVALGSAVLFALLLFYTAGVPAVAVLLALAAFALTVKAFGKIASRKLGGHTGDTIGATQQLTEIAILGALALTI
- a CDS encoding thermonuclease family protein codes for the protein MRSGKRRFRIISGAGARSPTPRRRFGFNRSAAVEPRKGSGMMGGWIFLILLSIGAYVAAKLPPPERTVTGELQGAATASDGDSLRLDGRRIRLEGIDAPEIGQTCRRGEAAWDCGGEARERLKRLTGGLTTACRLHGHDRYGRDLGVCEAGQRDLGREMVLSGYAVSYGRYQNEEDMARKGGVGVWSGDFLRPQAWRRSNGGAEETPHQTDNWSGFILQWLEEQVREIFRKFVNGG
- a CDS encoding NAD(P)-dependent oxidoreductase, producing MAKVAFIGLGVMGYPMAGHLKARGGHDVTVYNRSAAKAEQWAAAFGGRTAATPAEAAKGQDFVFSCVGNDDDLRSVTIGKDGAFEAIGSGAIFIDNTTASAEVARELNAAAQAKGVHFIDAPVSGGQAGAENGVLTVMCGGDADAFERAKPVIESYARMVGLMGPVGAGQLTKMINQICIAGLVQGLAEGIHFGKKAGLDIEKVIDVISKGAAGSWQMENRHKTMNAGKYDFGFAVDWMRKDLDIVLAEARRNGAKLPVTALIDQFYADIQALGGNRWDTSSLLARLEK
- a CDS encoding Lrp/AsnC family transcriptional regulator, with the translated sequence MDRLDRKILRLLQEDSTLAVADLAKKVGLSTTPCWRRIQKMEEDGVIRRRVALLDPVKINTKVTVFVSIRTNSHSMEWLRRFSEVVADFPEVVEFYRMSGDVDYLLRVVVPDIGAYDAFYKRLIAKIEIRDVSSAFAMEQIKYTTELPLDYMVVDQAKASEE
- a CDS encoding uracil-DNA glycosylase family protein — its product is MADSGAHHLKELRAAIAACRICRDSPARGEAHRLPHEPRPVAVISDSARILIAGQAPGLRVHESGLPFNDASGDRLRQWLAVDRPTFYDPKKFAIVPMGFCFPGYDRHGSDLPPRRECAPLWRQRVMDAMPQIELVLAIGHYAQRWHIGQDCPASMTETVQNWQRYVMRNAGPAVLPIPHPSWRNTAWLRRNPWFETDLLPFLRARVARLIS
- a CDS encoding DUF1289 domain-containing protein, with the translated sequence MESPCILVCSIDERTGYCFGCGRTREEIGAWTLYTDAERHSIMVALPARLDTVERKPRRETRRSRMARERDGA
- a CDS encoding ferredoxin reductase family protein; translated protein: MQNIRIALWGFLVLLTVLWLAAEPSTLQATGFFAIRAMAVQYSGILAIGAMSVAMFLALRPRWPETWLGGLDKMYRLHKWLGIAALAIGVIHWLWAKGPKWAAGWALLERPQRGERPPIENPVEAFFSSLRSAAEGWGEWAFYAAALLIALALVHYFPYRLFYKTHRLLAVAYMVLVFHAVVLFKFSYWTSPIGWVIALLLACGTWASVVVLLRRVGAGRKVEGRISFLQYYPGVRSLEGVVEVPTGWPGHKPGQFAFAMSNASEGAHPYTIASNWNPEDPRITFITKALGDHTSGLPEKLKIGQEVSIEGPYGCFTFDDDCSHQIWIGGGIGITPFVARMKHMASKQTPDWPEGQTVDLFHPTAEVDEDALTKLAADAKAANVRLHLLIDARDGRLNGQRIREDVPHWREASIWFCGPVGLGAALRQDFAAQGFPVKQRFHQELFDMR
- a CDS encoding diacylglycerol kinase, translated to MDANNTTPRNGRSGAADKHTGIRHLFAAASYSLGGAKRLIGEAAFRHELIAFAIAMVAFFIAGATLFQYVAMAILFLLMMAFEAINTAIEEIVDRVSPEISEMGKNAKDLGSFACLCLILANAAYAFYVVFLAGFMN
- the cobT gene encoding nicotinate-nucleotide--dimethylbenzimidazole phosphoribosyltransferase; translated protein: MSASGLPFDDFRELLRNLPGPDSAALVAARERDAQLTKPPGALGRLEEIAFWLAAWTGRPPTVTRPLVAIFAGNHGVTRQGVTPFPPSVTAQMVENFAAGGAAINQICVSQDLGLKVFDLALDYPTGDITEEAALSERDCAATMAFGMEAIAGGTDLLCIGEMGIGNTTIAAAINLGLYGGAAEEWVGPGTGSEGEVLKRKIAAVEKAVALHRDHLSDPLELMRRLGGREIAAMAGAILAARMQKVPVIIDGYVATAAAAILKAANPAALDHCLIGHVSGEPGHMRAIEKLGKTPLLALGMRLGEGTGAALAAGIVKAAAACHSGMATFAQAGVSNKE